Proteins found in one Candidatus Saganbacteria bacterium genomic segment:
- a CDS encoding peptidylprolyl isomerase — translation MLTFLRKKTKIIMIIVAVVFVGSMFYGLGYAGIKQISSGKNAGFIKINGKEVDPMRFNDIFSRIRQNFPEALKPSDLLFVQNLALSQTIDFSIILDEARKRQRISNDELNATLDQIAKQQKFNSIGELKNAMERSNVSFSKFRKMIRDEIAVQKMVQEIRNQAPFSPNDLKEIKASHILITIKPNIQNSEEKSRKLAEEIKARAEKGENFAALAKKYSEDPGSKDRGGDLGFFSTGSMVKPFEDLAYSLKIGDVGGPVKTDFGYHIIKVSDARVRVIKGKSDVEAAVRQEKQERAFQDWFYKLKQKAKVEILDSNMRALDLRFKGKVSEAIAEYKRSIAQNPQNAYPHLFLGLLLEDSGDIKSAISEYKNAASIAAADPNMYIVLGQALVKNNEKNLAAEQFRKASLIAGDNKNLHKELQKTYKSMGMGGLAAKEMEEIIRIEKKEAFERGLQEKSSKIKTE, via the coding sequence ATGCTGACATTTTTAAGGAAAAAAACAAAAATAATAATGATCATTGTTGCGGTAGTATTTGTGGGATCGATGTTTTACGGCTTGGGCTACGCGGGTATTAAGCAGATCTCTAGCGGGAAAAATGCCGGGTTCATAAAGATCAACGGCAAGGAAGTCGATCCTATGAGGTTCAATGATATCTTTTCAAGGATCAGGCAGAATTTTCCGGAAGCTCTTAAGCCATCCGACCTCCTTTTTGTCCAAAATCTCGCGTTATCGCAAACGATCGATTTTTCAATAATACTTGACGAGGCAAGGAAACGGCAAAGGATATCAAATGATGAGCTAAATGCAACTCTCGACCAAATAGCAAAACAGCAAAAATTCAATTCAATCGGTGAACTTAAAAATGCAATGGAAAGGTCTAATGTGTCTTTTTCCAAGTTCAGGAAAATGATAAGGGATGAAATAGCAGTGCAGAAGATGGTCCAAGAAATAAGAAACCAGGCGCCATTTTCCCCAAACGATTTGAAAGAGATAAAGGCTAGCCACATTTTGATTACTATCAAGCCTAACATCCAGAATTCAGAAGAAAAATCACGGAAATTGGCAGAGGAAATAAAAGCACGCGCGGAAAAAGGCGAAAATTTCGCTGCTCTTGCCAAAAAATACTCTGAAGACCCAGGCTCAAAAGACAGGGGAGGGGACCTGGGATTTTTTTCGACTGGATCAATGGTCAAGCCTTTTGAAGATCTTGCCTATTCGTTAAAGATCGGCGATGTTGGCGGGCCTGTCAAAACGGATTTCGGCTACCACATAATTAAAGTTAGCGATGCGCGCGTTAGGGTAATAAAGGGGAAATCCGATGTCGAGGCGGCTGTCCGCCAAGAAAAACAGGAGAGAGCCTTCCAAGATTGGTTTTATAAATTGAAGCAAAAGGCAAAAGTTGAGATATTAGATTCGAATATGCGCGCGCTTGACCTTCGGTTTAAGGGCAAGGTTTCAGAAGCAATCGCGGAATACAAAAGATCGATCGCCCAAAACCCCCAAAATGCATACCCGCACTTGTTCCTAGGCCTGCTCTTGGAGGATTCAGGGGATATCAAGTCGGCGATATCAGAATACAAAAATGCCGCAAGCATAGCGGCGGCCGACCCGAACATGTATATTGTCCTTGGCCAAGCTCTTGTAAAAAACAACGAAAAAAACCTCGCGGCAGAACAGTTCAGGAAGGCTTCGCTTATTGCGGGCGACAACAAGAACCTGCATAAGGAGCTCCAGAAGACTTATAAAAGCATGGGCATGGGCGGCCTTGCGGCAAAGGAAATGGAAGAAATAATCAGGATCGAAAAGAAAGAGGCTTTTGAGAGGGGCCTTCAGGAAAAGTCGAGCAAGATCAAGACCGAGTAA
- a CDS encoding glycosyltransferase gives MSISACMIVKNEEEMLKRTLLVLKQGVDEIILVDTGSTDNTIKVAEENSAKIFHFKWIDNFSAARNESLKRAKSDWIIWIDADEMIKIEDWANLKEFLKTAKEDAYSLEIRECKPGTYNYDDTYSRVKVLRNNKGIHFERAFNEQLYSTEGKAVSGEVIPNVAIYHWGARLTKDAKELKKERNIRILQAQVESNPNDPYFHFFLASNYNEIGKTEEAVSEFRKTIDLTPSENILISAYTSIAFGLYKLKRAKEAFNMAKAAMAIDPNEAGAYCLIGLILGGAGSYKEAIDILEYASKIDPTKARSASQNLRNTKYLPFYYEGIVYQMAQDKVKAKEAFKKAYEFEKSEEVVQKLEELKNVA, from the coding sequence ATGTCAATAAGCGCATGCATGATAGTTAAAAATGAAGAAGAAATGCTTAAAAGAACTCTTCTAGTCCTTAAGCAAGGCGTTGATGAGATAATATTAGTCGATACCGGCTCGACAGACAACACGATTAAGGTTGCCGAAGAGAATAGCGCAAAGATCTTCCATTTCAAATGGATCGATAATTTTTCGGCGGCTAGGAATGAATCTCTTAAACGCGCGAAATCCGATTGGATTATATGGATAGATGCGGATGAAATGATAAAGATCGAAGATTGGGCTAACTTAAAAGAATTTTTAAAAACTGCAAAAGAAGACGCCTACAGTTTAGAAATACGGGAATGCAAGCCCGGAACTTATAATTATGACGATACCTACTCAAGAGTAAAGGTCTTGAGGAACAACAAAGGCATCCACTTCGAAAGAGCGTTCAACGAACAGCTTTATTCAACAGAAGGAAAGGCGGTTTCGGGCGAGGTCATTCCAAATGTTGCAATCTACCATTGGGGGGCAAGGCTTACAAAAGACGCAAAAGAACTAAAGAAAGAAAGGAATATCAGAATCTTGCAAGCTCAAGTTGAAAGCAATCCAAACGATCCATATTTTCATTTCTTCCTCGCTTCAAACTACAATGAGATCGGAAAGACGGAAGAAGCTGTTTCCGAATTCCGGAAGACGATAGATCTAACGCCTTCTGAAAATATATTGATCTCCGCTTATACATCTATTGCTTTTGGTTTATATAAATTAAAAAGGGCAAAAGAAGCCTTTAATATGGCTAAGGCGGCTATGGCTATCGATCCAAATGAAGCCGGAGCATATTGTTTGATCGGATTGATACTTGGGGGAGCAGGCAGCTACAAAGAAGCGATCGATATTTTAGAGTACGCTTCAAAGATCGATCCGACAAAAGCTAGATCGGCAAGCCAAAATCTTAGGAACACGAAATATCTTCCTTTTTATTACGAAGGTATCGTTTATCAAATGGCCCAAGATAAGGTCAAAGCAAAAGAAGCATTCAAGAAAGCTTATGAATTCGAGAAGTCGGAAGAAGTAGTGCAAAAGCTCGAGGAGCTCAAAAATGTCGCTTAA
- a CDS encoding penicillin-binding protein 1A, protein MNQKKTPKKRPRSLLIVILIIAAAIVGIFVQTMLTLPKVETLDYYIPSESTTLFSSDSNPMARFHKEENRRVVQMSSISPYIKKAVISIEDERFYSHNGVDFQGILRAAGKNLLCGRIVEGGSTITQQLARNLFLTRQKSIVRKFAEIIIALQIEHRFTKQEILEYYLNQIYFGHNAYGIESASDLYFDKHAKDLTLAEASMLAGIIEGPELFSPYKNMKLAKGRQKLVLAKMVDLGLTSLTEAQNAFQEILPIYPENLRKFGNMAPYFVDYILQLLTEKYGEEMVNKGGLRVYTTLDPNMQIAAEEAVKRFAEGEGPKYNFSQASLIAIDPRSGHIKAMVGGVDFVKSQFNRAVQAKRQPGSSFKPFIYAAAIEKGISPGTVIEDKPISFKVYRNKWNPRGSWSPKNFDKKFHGNVTLQTALEKSLNIPAIQLLQDIGVSAAISIAQRMGITSRLEPALSLALGASEVTLYEMTSAFGVFANNGVRFEPVAITKIVDRNGNVIFQHEARGKRVLSDNVAAVMDEMMEGVILRGTGVAGNIGRPAAAKTGTSQDFRDAWFVGFTPHLVCGVWVGNDNNAHMKGVAEVAVCPRLWREFMSKAMGVYPAVDFQKPQGLVAVKICLSSGLLPNSSCPKDKIVSAKYFEKDIPIAECYIHPTEKDAVEEKEDEPEGSSDEQLKETEGIPTDGIN, encoded by the coding sequence ATGAACCAGAAGAAAACGCCTAAAAAAAGACCTCGATCCTTGCTTATTGTCATTTTAATTATTGCAGCCGCGATCGTTGGCATATTTGTCCAAACAATGCTCACGCTTCCAAAAGTCGAAACGCTTGATTATTATATCCCATCGGAATCGACGACTTTATTTTCGTCAGACAGCAATCCGATGGCCCGCTTCCACAAAGAGGAAAACAGGCGCGTTGTGCAAATGTCTAGTATAAGCCCGTATATTAAGAAAGCCGTGATCTCAATCGAGGATGAGAGGTTTTATTCCCATAACGGGGTCGATTTTCAAGGGATACTAAGGGCGGCGGGAAAAAATTTATTATGCGGCAGGATCGTTGAAGGCGGATCAACAATTACCCAGCAGCTTGCCCGCAACTTGTTCTTGACCCGGCAAAAAAGCATTGTCAGAAAATTCGCAGAGATCATTATTGCCCTGCAGATCGAGCATCGATTCACAAAACAAGAAATACTCGAATATTATTTGAACCAGATTTATTTCGGGCATAACGCTTACGGCATCGAATCGGCATCTGACCTTTATTTTGACAAGCATGCAAAAGACCTGACGCTTGCCGAAGCTTCAATGCTTGCAGGCATTATTGAAGGGCCGGAGCTTTTTTCCCCTTATAAGAATATGAAGCTTGCAAAAGGGAGGCAAAAACTGGTACTGGCCAAAATGGTCGACCTGGGGCTTACATCTTTAACCGAAGCCCAAAACGCCTTCCAGGAGATACTTCCTATTTATCCTGAAAATTTAAGGAAATTCGGCAACATGGCGCCGTATTTTGTAGATTACATCCTCCAATTGTTGACCGAAAAATATGGGGAGGAAATGGTCAATAAAGGCGGTTTAAGGGTTTACACGACGCTTGACCCTAACATGCAGATTGCGGCTGAAGAGGCTGTTAAGCGTTTTGCAGAGGGCGAAGGGCCAAAATACAATTTCTCGCAGGCATCATTGATAGCGATCGATCCCCGCTCCGGCCATATAAAAGCGATGGTCGGCGGGGTGGATTTTGTTAAAAGCCAATTTAATCGTGCTGTCCAGGCTAAGCGCCAGCCAGGCTCTTCATTTAAGCCGTTCATCTATGCTGCGGCGATCGAAAAAGGGATATCTCCCGGCACAGTGATCGAAGATAAGCCGATAAGTTTTAAAGTTTACCGGAACAAGTGGAACCCTCGCGGAAGCTGGTCGCCAAAAAACTTCGACAAAAAGTTCCACGGGAACGTTACCCTGCAGACCGCTCTTGAAAAGTCGCTAAACATTCCAGCCATTCAGTTGCTCCAGGATATCGGTGTTTCGGCCGCGATCTCAATTGCGCAAAGGATGGGAATAACAAGCAGGCTTGAGCCTGCCTTATCCCTTGCTTTGGGCGCATCGGAAGTTACGTTATACGAAATGACATCTGCTTTCGGTGTTTTTGCGAACAACGGCGTCAGATTTGAGCCTGTTGCCATTACAAAGATCGTCGACCGTAATGGAAACGTGATATTTCAGCACGAGGCTCGAGGGAAAAGAGTGCTTTCTGATAATGTCGCGGCAGTAATGGATGAGATGATGGAAGGCGTTATCTTGCGCGGTACGGGCGTTGCAGGGAATATCGGAAGGCCTGCGGCGGCAAAAACAGGGACTTCGCAGGATTTCCGCGATGCATGGTTTGTAGGTTTTACTCCCCACCTTGTTTGCGGTGTTTGGGTCGGAAACGACAACAATGCCCATATGAAAGGAGTTGCCGAAGTTGCAGTCTGCCCAAGGCTTTGGAGGGAGTTTATGTCTAAAGCCATGGGAGTATATCCTGCGGTCGATTTCCAGAAACCTCAAGGGCTTGTGGCCGTAAAAATCTGTTTAAGCTCGGGCCTGCTTCCTAATTCATCCTGTCCCAAGGATAAGATCGTTTCTGCCAAGTATTTTGAAAAGGATATTCCGATAGCCGAATGTTATATCCACCCGACGGAGAAAGACGCGGTCGAAGAGAAAGAAGACGAGCCGGAAGGAAGTTCAGATGAGCAATTAAAAGAAACGGAAGGAATACCTACTGATGGCATCAATTAA
- a CDS encoding serine hydroxymethyltransferase: MQHFDLENIRKFDPEIAKAFDLEFDRQQTHLELIASENFTSRAVMEAAGSVMTNKYAEGYPGKRYYGGCQYVDIAEDLARERAKKLFGADHANVQPHSGSQANMEAYFACLNYGDTVLGLNLSHGGHLTHGSSVNISGTYFKFVPYGVNKETETIDYDELRKLAHEHKPKMIVTGATAYPRIIDFKKFSEIAKEVGALLMVDIAHIAGLVVAGLHPSPVPVAEIVTTTTHKTLRGPRGGMIMCKADYAQKIDKAVFPGNQGGPLMHIIAAKAVAFKEASTPEFKKYQEQIVKNAKVLATELTANGFRLVSGGTDNHLMLVDLRVKKVTGKEAEKVLDEVGITINKNTIPFDPEKPFVTSGIRVGTPAITTRGMKEPQMKKIAEFIDRAIENKENETKKKEIREEVKKLCLEFPLYR; encoded by the coding sequence ATGCAACATTTCGACCTGGAAAATATCCGCAAATTCGACCCGGAGATTGCAAAAGCTTTTGATTTAGAATTTGACCGCCAGCAAACCCATCTCGAATTGATAGCATCCGAAAATTTCACTTCCCGCGCAGTTATGGAAGCCGCAGGGTCTGTCATGACAAACAAGTATGCCGAAGGATATCCCGGCAAACGATATTACGGCGGATGCCAATATGTCGATATTGCGGAAGACTTGGCGAGAGAGAGAGCGAAAAAACTTTTTGGGGCGGATCATGCCAATGTCCAGCCTCATTCGGGATCCCAAGCCAACATGGAAGCATACTTTGCCTGCTTAAACTATGGAGATACTGTATTAGGATTAAATCTTTCTCACGGCGGCCATTTAACTCATGGAAGCTCTGTTAATATCTCCGGCACATATTTTAAATTCGTTCCCTATGGCGTAAATAAAGAAACAGAAACCATCGATTACGATGAATTAAGAAAATTAGCGCACGAACATAAGCCCAAAATGATCGTTACAGGCGCAACAGCTTATCCCAGAATAATCGATTTTAAAAAGTTCAGTGAAATCGCAAAAGAAGTCGGCGCATTATTGATGGTTGATATAGCTCACATTGCGGGACTCGTTGTTGCGGGTCTTCATCCATCGCCTGTTCCTGTTGCAGAAATTGTAACCACGACAACCCATAAGACTTTGCGGGGCCCAAGGGGCGGCATGATCATGTGCAAAGCCGATTACGCCCAAAAGATAGACAAAGCTGTATTCCCCGGCAACCAAGGCGGACCTCTAATGCATATTATTGCGGCAAAAGCTGTCGCCTTCAAAGAAGCTTCAACTCCTGAATTTAAAAAATACCAGGAACAGATCGTTAAAAATGCTAAAGTTTTGGCAACAGAGCTTACGGCAAACGGCTTCCGGCTTGTGTCAGGCGGTACCGATAACCATCTAATGCTTGTAGACCTTAGGGTAAAGAAGGTTACCGGAAAAGAAGCCGAAAAGGTCTTGGACGAAGTGGGCATTACTATAAACAAAAATACAATACCTTTTGATCCCGAAAAACCGTTTGTAACATCCGGTATCAGGGTTGGGACGCCTGCCATAACTACTCGCGGTATGAAAGAGCCTCAAATGAAAAAGATAGCCGAATTCATAGATCGCGCTATCGAAAATAAAGAAAACGAAACCAAGAAAAAAGAGATCCGCGAAGAAGTCAAGAAACTATGCCTGGAGTTCCCATTATATAGATGA
- a CDS encoding DUF2283 domain-containing protein, translating to MEKIRIMYDEVGNTLDIWLKKPQKTINEETGKEIILKKDKKGNLLGFEILNYLPIGGKISKIPVEFVLSSK from the coding sequence ATGGAAAAAATAAGAATTATGTATGATGAAGTCGGAAATACGTTGGATATCTGGCTAAAAAAACCGCAAAAAACCATAAATGAAGAAACCGGCAAGGAGATCATACTTAAAAAAGATAAAAAAGGGAATTTGTTAGGTTTTGAAATATTAAACTATCTCCCCATCGGCGGGAAAATAAGCAAAATTCCAGTTGAATTTGTCTTATCGAGTAAATAA
- a CDS encoding phosphoglucomutase/phosphomannomutase family protein: MASIKFGTDGWRAEIARDFTFENLSKVTYAFIRYLVNSGLADKGIAVGYDNRFQSEDFARKSAEICSNAGIKTFLSEISLPSPALSYYVYSQKLSAGIMITASHNPSAWNGFKIKESFGGSARPEVTQAIEAELQSLNLQLPTSNIKREIETFDPKPDYLKHIASFVDLNKIKSAGITMVLDPMNGSGSSFLKELLPDLVEINNNRDPLFHGVAPEPLPVNLSELSSIVKDGENKNKLTVGIAIDGDADRIAAYDPDGTYISSHYVFSLILKHLVENKKLKGKIVKTFNISRLVEFQAKEYGLEIIETPIGFKYIADQFLRGGVLIGGEESGGLGIIGNIPERDGSLNALLLLELVAITKKTLSQNLNEIMKKHGFFYYDRIDLHLSREIFGPIMKELVELKEFGGLSVSKVETLDGVKLNFADESWILFRASGTEPLLRIYAEGKTMDNVKLLLSYGQKLFTRS; this comes from the coding sequence ATGGCATCAATTAAGTTCGGCACCGACGGCTGGAGGGCGGAGATCGCACGGGATTTTACATTTGAAAACCTTTCAAAAGTAACATATGCATTTATAAGATACCTTGTAAATTCTGGCCTGGCGGATAAAGGCATTGCCGTCGGGTACGACAACAGGTTCCAATCAGAGGATTTTGCAAGGAAATCAGCGGAGATCTGTTCAAATGCAGGGATCAAAACATTCTTATCGGAAATATCGCTTCCTTCCCCCGCTCTTTCATATTATGTATATTCGCAAAAACTTTCCGCCGGTATAATGATAACCGCAAGCCACAATCCAAGCGCCTGGAACGGTTTTAAGATAAAAGAATCTTTTGGCGGATCTGCAAGGCCGGAAGTGACGCAAGCGATTGAAGCCGAACTTCAATCTTTAAACCTCCAACTTCCAACGTCCAACATCAAAAGAGAAATTGAGACTTTCGATCCCAAACCCGATTATTTAAAGCACATAGCTTCATTTGTTGATCTCAATAAGATAAAGAGCGCGGGGATCACTATGGTCCTTGACCCGATGAACGGCAGCGGATCTTCTTTCTTAAAAGAGCTTTTGCCTGATTTAGTCGAAATAAATAATAATCGCGATCCTCTTTTCCATGGGGTTGCTCCCGAACCGCTGCCTGTTAATCTCTCCGAATTAAGTTCGATAGTAAAAGACGGAGAAAATAAGAATAAATTAACTGTTGGCATTGCGATAGACGGCGATGCCGATAGGATCGCGGCGTACGATCCCGATGGGACTTATATTTCGTCCCATTATGTCTTTTCTTTGATCTTGAAGCATTTGGTCGAGAATAAAAAACTAAAGGGAAAGATCGTCAAGACCTTTAATATTTCAAGGCTTGTCGAATTCCAGGCGAAAGAATATGGGCTTGAGATAATAGAGACCCCGATCGGATTCAAATACATCGCTGACCAATTCTTGAGAGGAGGTGTATTGATCGGCGGCGAGGAAAGCGGAGGCCTTGGCATAATCGGCAATATTCCCGAAAGAGACGGATCTCTTAACGCTTTGCTTCTGCTCGAGCTTGTGGCCATAACAAAGAAGACCTTATCGCAAAATCTAAACGAGATCATGAAGAAACATGGTTTCTTCTATTATGATAGGATCGATCTCCATTTAAGCCGCGAGATATTCGGTCCAATAATGAAAGAATTGGTTGAACTCAAGGAATTTGGAGGACTTTCTGTTTCAAAAGTTGAGACGTTGGACGGCGTAAAACTCAATTTTGCAGATGAATCGTGGATATTGTTCCGGGCATCAGGGACTGAACCATTGCTTAGGATCTACGCCGAAGGCAAAACGATGGACAACGTAAAATTGTTGTTATCATACGGTCAGAAGCTATTTACTCGGTCTTGA
- the ftsE gene encoding cell division ATP-binding protein FtsE: MIELKNVSKIYPNGVEALFDVNLHIGKEEFVFIVGSSGAGKTTLMKMLYREEWPTSGKVIVDRINVSDLTPEQVPYLRRNIGVVFQDFKLLQRRTVYENVAFALQVTSVPRSQIRRRTMQALELVQMFKRSSSFPEHLSGGEKQRVCIARAIVNNPTLLLADEPTGNLDPTTSWEIMELLDKINRRDTTVLVSTHNKNIVDSMKRRVVALDNGRVIRDQQLGVYNQP; encoded by the coding sequence ATGATCGAACTTAAGAACGTATCAAAAATATATCCAAACGGCGTTGAAGCGCTATTCGACGTCAATCTCCACATCGGCAAGGAAGAATTCGTTTTTATTGTGGGGTCGTCAGGGGCAGGCAAAACAACTCTCATGAAAATGCTTTACCGCGAAGAATGGCCGACTTCGGGAAAAGTTATCGTCGACAGGATCAATGTTTCGGACTTGACCCCGGAACAGGTGCCTTATTTGCGAAGGAATATCGGGGTTGTTTTCCAGGATTTTAAATTGCTCCAGAGAAGGACCGTTTACGAGAATGTGGCATTTGCACTGCAGGTAACTTCCGTGCCAAGGTCGCAGATAAGGCGCCGCACAATGCAGGCGCTCGAACTTGTCCAAATGTTCAAAAGGTCTTCGTCGTTCCCCGAACACCTCTCCGGCGGAGAGAAACAAAGGGTCTGCATAGCCCGCGCAATAGTCAACAATCCGACGCTGCTTTTGGCTGACGAACCGACAGGAAATCTTGACCCTACGACTTCTTGGGAGATCATGGAGCTATTAGACAAGATCAACAGGCGCGATACAACAGTCCTTGTCTCGACCCATAACAAAAACATCGTCGACAGCATGAAGCGGAGGGTCGTAGCGCTAGACAACGGAAGGGTCATCCGCGACCAGCAATTAGGAGTTTACAACCAGCCATGA
- a CDS encoding DUF4258 domain-containing protein yields MWEKIKFEINSALGCLIRTNSQHWNLITKIKHPEIDGKEKEVIESIKHPVEIRRSLKDRSVYLYYKKSGNYYYCVVVKHLNGEGFIITAYLTKNIKEGEIVWKK; encoded by the coding sequence ATGTGGGAAAAAATTAAATTCGAAATTAATTCGGCGCTTGGCTGTTTGATAAGAACAAATTCACAACACTGGAATCTAATAACAAAAATAAAACATCCGGAAATAGACGGGAAAGAAAAAGAGGTTATTGAATCGATAAAACATCCCGTTGAAATCAGGAGGAGCTTAAAAGATAGATCGGTTTATTTATATTACAAAAAATCAGGGAATTATTATTATTGCGTTGTAGTAAAGCATTTGAATGGCGAAGGATTTATTATTACGGCTTATTTGACAAAAAATATCAAAGAGGGTGAAATAGTATGGAAAAAATAA
- a CDS encoding ABC transporter permease, giving the protein MKFLNNLEFFFVEAFRGIKRSGLMSIVAIGIVTVSLFIFGLFLIFIANLGHIVSNVGARLDMVAYVNKNLSSDNAASLQLSISKISGIEEVRYISKEEAWKNFKEDFGGRLNLDELVRDNPLPNTYAIKVRTPDLLPHVAEEVAKYSEIEEVRYSGKLIKQIQTLIEAVRIGGAGLMVLLFAATLLIVVNTIRLTVLARATDIYIMKLVGATESFVRWPFVIEGIIIGILGGGIGVFVLKSLYETIAYRIQAALPFLPLIYSGGVLVSIYIGVFASGLILGMLGGYISVSRLIKDKE; this is encoded by the coding sequence ATGAAATTCTTAAACAATCTGGAATTCTTTTTTGTCGAAGCTTTCCGCGGGATCAAGCGCTCCGGCTTAATGAGCATTGTTGCGATAGGCATCGTGACCGTATCGCTTTTCATCTTCGGGCTTTTCCTCATCTTTATCGCTAACCTTGGGCATATTGTTTCAAATGTCGGAGCAAGGCTTGACATGGTAGCCTATGTCAATAAGAATTTGAGCAGCGACAACGCGGCATCCCTCCAGCTTTCAATTTCAAAAATATCCGGCATCGAAGAAGTGAGATATATCTCTAAAGAAGAAGCCTGGAAAAATTTCAAGGAAGATTTCGGCGGAAGGCTGAACCTTGACGAACTTGTGCGCGACAATCCGCTTCCTAATACATACGCTATAAAAGTCAGGACCCCGGATCTTCTGCCTCATGTGGCCGAAGAAGTTGCGAAATATTCCGAGATCGAGGAAGTAAGGTACAGCGGGAAACTGATAAAGCAAATACAGACCCTGATTGAAGCCGTCAGGATCGGGGGCGCCGGGCTTATGGTATTATTGTTCGCCGCAACGCTTCTAATCGTAGTTAATACCATAAGGCTGACCGTCCTTGCCCGGGCGACAGACATTTATATCATGAAGCTTGTCGGCGCAACAGAATCTTTTGTAAGGTGGCCGTTCGTGATCGAGGGAATAATTATCGGCATCTTGGGAGGAGGAATAGGCGTATTTGTCCTAAAATCGCTTTATGAAACAATAGCTTACCGCATACAGGCGGCGCTCCCGTTCCTGCCGCTTATTTACAGCGGAGGAGTCCTGGTATCAATTTATATCGGGGTATTTGCAAGCGGACTTATTCTCGGGATGCTTGGAGGGTATATTTCCGTTTCAAGGCTTATAAAAGATAAGGAGTAG
- a CDS encoding YgiT-type zinc finger protein, protein MPKKEKNENDIENEMEEVFSEASESCQACGGVLKAEKVNLEEFENGKLYLMENVSAYICEGCGEMWVPEPTLIEFEKMMDTAKEYQDGKAPLKKATHRVKRRK, encoded by the coding sequence ATGCCAAAAAAAGAAAAAAACGAAAATGATATCGAAAATGAGATGGAAGAAGTATTTTCTGAAGCCTCCGAATCGTGCCAAGCCTGCGGCGGCGTGCTAAAGGCCGAAAAAGTCAACCTTGAGGAGTTTGAAAATGGCAAGCTTTATTTAATGGAAAACGTTTCCGCATACATTTGCGAAGGATGCGGAGAGATGTGGGTGCCGGAACCGACCCTTATTGAGTTTGAAAAGATGATGGATACGGCAAAAGAATATCAAGACGGAAAGGCTCCTCTCAAAAAAGCTACCCACAGGGTCAAGCGGCGCAAATAA